From the Bombus huntii isolate Logan2020A chromosome 4, iyBomHunt1.1, whole genome shotgun sequence genome, the window gtatctcgaagaaggaaatttattatatgtaacTATGTATTTGtgtatatgaaatttattatatgtacttatgtaCAAAAATGTGAGATGTTCGTAAGATATACTACAAATAAACAAACTAATTTATCGATATAAATTGTGCAACGCATTTATAATATGATTGatatatcataaataattaagtgtaataatatttaaatatataaatttggGGTATTTTATTTCCACCTATACATAGGACAAGGAATTCAAAATATTCAACAGCAAATGTTAGGTCAAGCAATGGGTAGTATAGGTGGACAACCTATGGTTCAGTATCAACAACAAACTCAGCAAGTTTATCAACAAAGTTTAGGACTACAACAGGTTAGTATGAATAATAACTTACTttagaatatatgtataaataatataataagaatatgtaatgccttattattaattacatgttaaatttttattatatctcaTGGTTATCTTTATTAATCTATgtctattataatttttattgatataCATTAACATGTATCTTATAAAATAGCCCAATATAACAATGGCTTCAATGGCAACACTTGGATCTAATTTGCCATCGGGTATAGCTGGTCAATTATATCCACAAGTAGCTACTGTTTCCTATCCACCACCAAGAGCATTAAATACAAATGCATTTCAACCTTCTGTCGCTGGTGTTCCACAGCAAGTACAACAAAATGTACCTTCATCATCTACCAAGCAAAGAGTTTTTACTGGCACAGTTACACAAGTATATGACAACTTTGGTTTTGTGGATGAAGATGTATTCTTTCAAACAAAGTAATGATAGTATACAAGACTgtgtttattatatttgcaagttaaaatttataatacatgACATTAAACTCTTACAGTGCGTGTGTTAAAGGATCTAATCCTGTTGTGGGTGATCGAGTATTGGTGGAAGCATCATATAATCCATCCATGCCATTTAAATGGAGTGCCACTAGAATACAAGTACTTCCTAtgggaaataataataataacactAATACACAACAAAATAATCAAGCCACTCGTCAACAACAACAATCACAACCTCAACAGAATCGAACCTCAGGAACATATAATGCTGTACCTCCACCTGCTGAAAATGCTAATAATAGGTAATTAATACTAGGTTAGATTACATACATCTTAATAATAACAGATCATGgttacatacaaaatttaggTATGTCATGTGAACACTTTTTGTAACAaagtatatagtataatagtTTTGTTGAAGAGACATATAATTGTTGGTAGATTTACAACTAGTGCAACAAGTGCTAATACAGCTAGTAACCGAAACAAAGTTGGAAGAGTAAGAGAAAGGTCTCCACGCGAACGGAAAAATGAGGAAGAAGAAATTGAGAGAAAAAGGCGTCGTGAAGAAAGAATTAGAGAACgtgaaaaaaaagaggaacgtAGTCCGTCGAGGACTAGGAGAAGTAAATCTCCAAGACCAAGACGACGTACCAGAGTTGTGCCACGATACATGGTACAGATACCAAAAATAGCACTTGATttgtaagtatattttttacgtGATATTACTAAAAATCATATTGTTATGTACCACATTCTTGTAATATACTTGAAACAATAAGACTTAATTACTTATTATTTTAGACCCGAAGCAGATGTACTTGAGATAAGAAGACGTTatcaaaatatgtatattcctagcGATTTTTTTTCTACTAATTTCCGATGGGTTGATGCTTTTCCGCCACATATGCCATTTGCCCTTAATAAACCATGCTCTTTTCATGTCATGCACAAGGATGTTGATCCTTATGTCGAAAATTCAGCAGTACTAGAACCTTCAGATGCTGATTATCTTTTCTCTGCAAAGGTTTGTTATATTACAgttgtaaaaattattgataaaataacttttgaaatgaatactttttattaagttatacatattattttataggTTATGTTGATATCTATGCCTGCCATGGAAGAAATTTATAAACGGTGTTGTGGTGTGTCCGAGGATAGAGATCCAGATCGCGATTATGTACATCCTACgcgtttaataaatttcttagTAGGCTTAAGGggtaaaaatgaaacaatgGCTATTGGTGGACCATGGAGTCCTTCTTTGGATGGTCCTAATCCTGAAAAGGACCCATCGGTATTGATTAGAACAGCAGTAAGGACCTGTAAAGCGCTCACGGGGATAGATCTATCCAGTTGCACTCAGTGGTACGGTTCTCCAAATATTGATACTCTTTTCTACTTTTATTGCTATcttaaatagaatttaaagCACTACATCGAAAGAGCAACGTGATGCTATCTAGTATTTCTGCCCATTATTGTTCCATTATTCGCCGATACATTGTCAAGTTACTTAAGAAAAGATTAtcacaaaaattaaaaactctCATTGGTTGAAAATTTTGGACTCGTCGGCTCCGTCCAGCATTCCATGTTGTATAAATGTATGATACggcatataatttaattatgttGAAGACGTGAGATAGAATGTTATAGTGTTAAGAAAGATCCGGCAGGTGTACCATCCGTGAAAGAAAGTAACTTCTAATGCGAGTTCTGAATTGATAACTAAGGTTGTAGCTCAATCTCTACAGAGGAGGTATGTATTTGTTCTATACACGACCGACCGATGGAGATTGCTGCACTGGATCCTGTATCGAGCACCCAGATGATATTCAAGCAGTCGTGGCAGACAAGATCATCACTATTGTTCTATGATCATTGTGACCCATTCAGTTGTGCTTTATCAAACGGTCTACAATGTGCGCTGTGTGTGGCTTTGTATGCAGTGCGTGGGCTTTACGAACAAGCGAACGAACACTTAGCATATAAGGCAAAGCTAAGCGGCATTAACCTGAGTTGACGTTTGGGTATTGTTTTTCCTTGCGGCACAGGTACCGTTTCCTGGAACTCTACTACAGACGTGCAGAAACTACCCACAAGTCGGGGCGAGTGGTGCCCTCTCGCGTTGAAACCGTCATACTATTTCTCCCAGATGTTTGGAGCTGTGTACCCACTAAATTGGAATGGGATGGTCTGCAACTCTGCTATAAGAAACAACTGGAGCGAAAATTGCTGCGTGCTGCCTCTAGTCCCGACGATTTGGATGCTGCCAATGAGACTGATGAGGCTGCCGTCGCTGATCAAAAGGCACTGCCaacatcatcccatattacttttacctttttattacattatataatcGTGCAACTGTTTTCCCCCATTACTAAACTGGATTTTCAATATAGGCTGTACTTGCTCATTGATCCTATCGTCAAGTGTCTGTTCGTTTCTTGAGCATTTAACtttttaatgttaatttaGACCACCTAAAtggcttttttttttattgaatgCTATCATACTATATAAGTAGTTAATTGCTGTATCAATATTTcaacttttattatttcaatccataaatatatatcagTTTTATAAAATGACTCAGTAACATATGAATAATGTTGTGACATTgatcaaattttaaatcgaacaatttattatttatagatatacgcATATCATTCTTATATCACATTTTTAGTAGCATTGAGAGAACGGTTTATGATCtatgtaaaataatgtaatgtgcttaatataaaattgaccTAATAGCTAATTAATTGCTATAGAATCTTAAGATATCTTGATTATCAAAAGATTGTAAAGCAAAGAAAGTTAACATAACAAAAAAGATCAATGAGTAATGTATTGCAAGTATTCCCTTAGCCACTGGCAGTCACATTGCATTAACAAGAGAAGCAAGCAAGCCTAGCTCGGAGAAGAGCACAGCTGAGCCATTCCCTTTCCTGAAACCTTCACCATCATTGATAAATCattcaaaaatttcatttgataaTCGTTATATACAACATTATTGATATTATCCATAACCTATCAACCACACAGACACCAGAGCCAGGACACTATGAGAATCTAGCAGTTACTTGAGTCATACTTGAAGGTCATCGTGAATGGAGAACCGTGTATATCATTAAAATGTGAGAGAGTGATGAAAGAATGAAGAGGGAGTGGTTTCGTTTCGTTATATAGGGGCTGCTTCTGTTTTGTAGTTTTCTATTCTGTTCTTTACTTCTATAACATAATGCACGAATTCTTTTTTTCAGGATGATCCAGTACCAGAGAAGAAGGATCCTACTCATTACTCTGAATTGGATCCAAAATCTATGAATGTTAGTTTCaatgtaattgattataaatatttttatcgtttagCATGAATTTATACGCCATTGGTTTTATGCAGGTGAATGAACTAAGGCAAGAATTAGCAGCCCGTAATTTAAATTGCAAAGGTTTGAAATCGCAATTACTTGCAAGACTTATGAAAACAATAACGTCAGAACAAGCGAAAGAAGAGGGACGGCAAGATGATATAgacgaaaacgaaaaagaTATCTCACCTCCACCGAAAGAAGAGGAGGATAAAAAATTCAAGGATATTAAGGATGTAAGAttctttatacatatatgtgtaattttgCTTTACCTACAAAACATTacagtaaaatataaataattaactttATGTAACATTAATATGCAGCACGATGAAGATAGGAGAAAACTTTGTGAACGTGAACGTGCTGCTCTTGAAAAACGATATACTTTACCCGAATCATCTCATATTATTGTCCATCCATCCAGAATGGCTAAAAGTGGGAAATTTGACTGTACTGTCATGTCTTTGAGCGTTCTTTTAGATTATAGACCAGAAGATACAAaggtaattatttctttcttgttATACACAAAATATAAATCGCATACCTACTGtcatataaataaacaaatataaaaatttatactttatcaccattttttttattcaggAGCATTCCTTTGAGGTATCACTTTTCGCAGAACTTTTTAATGAGATGTTAATGCGCGATTTTGGTTTCCGAATTTATCGAGCATTATGTAGTCTGCCTGAAAAAccaaaagaaaaagacgaaGATAAGAAGAAGGACAAAAAAGATGATAAAAGAGATGAGAAAAAAGATGATAAGAGAAAAGATGACGACAAGAGATGTAATAGGAAAGATGAAAGAAAGGATGACAAACGAAGAGAAGGAagcaaagataaaaaagatgaaaaagatacaaaaaataaaacagatgACAGGGAtcgggaaaaagaaaaaaatgatgacgacgatgatgatgaGGAAGATGAGTCtgatgtaattatttttaaacatattaaatatgtgtatgtatcttatgttttctataaaaatttatataacgattatattttataggaTGATGATTCGATTAAGGATGGTAGAAGAGATAGGGAAAAAGAtggaaggaaaaggaagataAAATTGTATACACATGATCCTTATCTCTTACTATCTTTCGTTTATTTCGATCAAACTCATTGTGGTTATATATTTGACAAAGATATAGAAGAACTTATTTATACTTTAGGACTGAATTTATCAAGAGCTCAAGTTCGTAAGTTAGTACAAAAGGTTGTAACAAGGGATTCTTTGCATTATCGTAAATTAACAGACAGGTCGAGGGAAGATGACATaaaggaggaaaagaaagatgaaaAGGAAACTGATAAAACAGATTCTACTAAGGTAGACAGCAATGAAGAAATATTACGTTCATTAGCACTTGgtatattttaaatgtcaTTTTAAGTTTTATCATATCCTAATAATTGAtacataacgtattaatattttattatttttgtacttcaggaaataaaaaattgttacctGTGTTCGTTGGAAGTGGACCACCATCAAAAAGAGCACGTAGGGAAGATGCGCTTATGGAACAGTCTGAAGAATCAATTGTATCAGAAGGTTTTGTTATGTATAAAGGTTCTTTGTTAGATGTAGAAAAACTTGTTAGCCAGTTACAAAGATCAGAAAAAGCTCGGTTGGATACGGAAGAACGTTTAATGGAATTACAGCATGAGTTGTGCGTAGTAAATGAAAAATCAACGAAACAGGCAAACAATATCAAAGTCCTTTCtgaagatttaaaaatatacaaagacAAATTAAGAAATACGGATGAAAAGCTTAGAAAAGTGTCGGTGAGTGTATcactttttaatttgttttcttccttttttttttgttcttataatgtaatatttcaaaaatatacttATATGATGTTTTTTCTGTGCAGTCTGAATGTCATACATACCTGACAGcagtaaaaaatatgtatcatATAGCAGCAAAAATGATGCAGTCTGATACGAAAAAAGTGGAAGTTGTAGAAATTCAAGATGAAAAAATTGGCGAGGTTAATGGATCGGAGGTTGAAACTAAATTTAAAACGGACACAAGATGGGGTGATAACAAAGTTccaataaaaaaggaattcgCAGAAACGGATAAAGACAAGAAATGCGACAATAAAGTctcaattaaaaaagaaataacagattctgacaaagaaaagaaataaaacaagatTACTTTCTTTATTTATCATAAAAGATGTGAACGCACTTTTGTCAAATTCTAACTGTATTAGTAACaaggaaattaaaaatgtgTTTAGTGATAAAAAGCACAGGAGGTGAATGGGGCAAGTTTACCCCATATGAAAGTAAAACTGACTTTGAAGACTCTgttttataacttttttcaCTCAGTGACAATATGTAGTAAACCTGTTTCTGTGGATATTACTTTAGAAGTAAGGAAGATTACGCGTTcaagtaatataaaaatgagtgatatgaaataatacaaatattagaACGAATGATTAAACTgcaatttttcatataaatttgttGAATTTTATGCAAACAGATAAAGTTCTTAGCGTTTGAAATACTAATGTAACTTTTATTTGCCATAAAGTGCCAGGTACTGGATAGACAGCTCTATATTGTGATTTCAGAATAAGTttacattgaaaattattgttgtataataattaatataccTCCAAATTTTTACCATTGGGTAAAATCTACATAATTGTCAACCTATTTCTTAAAACTTAGTAAccctttttctctttattttgtttcatGATAAACTGTGATTTATTCAGGAAAGATTTATTATAATGCAATTTTTTTTGGTAAATTAtgtttaatattattgttagTGTAGTTGCTTTCATTTATGGATTATAGCGCCTGTAATTCTTATTGACTTTATGTGGataatttaatgatatttatatagGTAGATATCATTTTGTTTGACAATGGCAATGTatttgtattatgttataagtGTATTTATTGCTTTGTACACAGGAGATagtatgataaaataaaacatttacgCAATATGTATAACACCAACTGTAAGGTACACACTAATGATTAATTTATGGGATATCGTTAGCattatttttctcaaattGCTTATGGAGTGAAACTTTGTCTTTTCTATACTGTAATTACTGTAAATACTTTCACAAAAACGGTACCTAAGAGTAATTTGAACACCAAAGTATTTGTAGAAAATGTAGTATgcaattatacatatatataaactacaataatttatttaaaaaagcagttgtaaaaaaattgcattacaagttttatatatatatataatggtttttattaatattatttattttaacataaattttacCAAAATTTTCATGTTAATTATGATCTAATATGGTAGAAAGATGAGTGCTCATGATGTCCCCCATTTTGAACACACATTGCTCATTATATGAATATGACCTGAATGCATAAGAAATAGGACACAATAATTTTCGAACACCAGTTGTCTTGTGTTCTACTAACAAATGGCCAAGGACactattttgtataaaaaaatctACTGTAAAGACATTCTCTTTtatagtttattattagaaaattacatCCATGTCAAGAAACCATTAATGTGTTAAAGGTAAATTTATGGATACGGAGCGGTAAAGAAGGTGTATATGAAGTTATAAACATTGTAAAATTCCTTGGCAAGTGATGCTTTGAAATATAACGAGATAcacgaacaaaataaattttaaacacTCTATACGTTTTTTGTTTATACCTTTGCATATTTATTACTGAAAGATTTAGAACAATAATGTTTTTATGCTATTATTAATGTTTTATGaacattttttgttattatatgTCCTAGgtacattttgaaatttaattatatttaatttcgtaatataattatattctcGTAATATGGGTAAAATTTGATACACTTCTAGATAATAAcgaatttttttcaaaacaaATAGGACATAAAAAACTAAGAATGCATtcaaacataattttatttatttattatcctATCATATTTAGGGCCAcagagaaaatatatttatacataagtataatatacaaattagAATAAGGTTTATCTATTACAGGCAAATTATCagtatttctatttaattacAAGTGAaagcttttttatttatatatgtatattactttgcaaatattaaataagaCAGATACTACTTACACTTTATTAAAGATCTTACAAGGTTAATTTGTGCCTGCCatatgtttaatattaaacattcAAAGATGCTTatgattaaattttacatttctaaATACAATACTACCCCAATTGAGGAATAGCAGTACTTATAGTGActtattattttgttatatttaaatcattgcttaaagaaatttatgtttatttgATAATCTGCTATAATCTAGTCATATTTAGTTTATTAAATACAAAGGAATTTCACATCATAGCAAAatctttttatcaattttataaactttAATATTCTTGAAAAGCAATAATTACAGTTGATTAAAATgaaggaaattaaaattgatttaaCATTGCAAATGAATTGCAAGGAGAAAGCTTGTGTTTATACACAAATTTGCAAGTCATTcataatttgttaattaactaatctttttattttgtaataatttcaaaatattacaaattgttaaatttctgTTGAATTCAATGCACAAAGATACATCTTGCTAAAAAGTTGTTTCTAGATGCGCTGTAGATAGCTCTATTGCAAATATGTATAACACATTTCCACATTAAATGGGTGTTATCACTTTAGGAATGTTATCATCTTAGGAATGTTTTCAATTGGAAGATATATAGGTTAATATAGTAAAAGCATATGTACATTGaagtaatattaaattaaaaaaaaattatgctgtatgtttatgttaatttatgaaataaaattatacggAAGTTAACGAAGTCCCAGCAAAAATGGGTAGAAATGTATAAACACAAGTTTCTCAGATTCtacataaatttatttgtatcgttacatagaatattaaataatagagAGAGAActgaaaatttgataaatgaTTGATAATACAAAACAGAATATAAAACACcgaaattttttcaataaataataatattacagaTATTAAAGATGAGAAAGACAGTTAGcgataaaaaaatacaaagttTGTACTTTCCCTTGACAAAACTTTTACTTTAGAGATCAGTAAATAacttcattttaaatttagaaaaatgatttttaataaagttATCTTTATTGTTAGATCAAGTATACTCAATAAAAGGTTTTGTTCAATCATTCCAACAGAaacatattaataattaaaataatcaaaacATCCGTAATTATTTTAGAAGTAACATTATTTTGTAGTAGTCAGTCTgtagctttaaaaatattctgtcTACTgcaatatgtttatatatatatatatatatatatattgatattttcttGTCTTTCATTATGAAGGTaacatatattaaatttagtattgtttgcatataaaaaattgttttatgcccttaatttctttttattattatagcattttacaaattaaagaacaaataaaaaaatgtacaatatatatacGAGATATTTAGCATCTCCTGATgtcaaataaatttgaaagtaaattttttgtttttaatgaaataatacaatatacatatcatcatatgattaatttattatgaacCAAACtctataaaattgttacatGTTTACCAATCATTTATAGCAATATTTATTgtcttatttattatatttatattagttACATTGTCATTTCATaacttccttttttcttcttaactAATCACatgaaaaaatgattttataatcaCTTTATGTTTTTGTTCGATGAATCAGGAGACTCTAAATATTAGATCtaaattaaattgtaaattaaaaaaatgtaatagcACCAAATATAATCTTACAAAACAGCTATGGAATAAATTATAAGTAACATAGTCGTAAAAAAAATCTACAAAATTATCCTGATTTTGATAATGGTGGTTTACTGTTGACATCAGGGTCGATTAAAGGCTATTATTTGACatcaaatatttgtacatcaaataaaaaataatgtaaaaagattgttttttttcgttaaaaattttgcAATCAAGATCAATGtttgttatatttaaaatcaaagcTTTTATGTCTGTATAAGACATAAATTGTTACAATGATTAATCCTTTATCTTGTGTTTCTACTCTAAGTACAATAGTTGTAAAAGAATATAATGTacactttaaaaatattacactaCAATATTACACTGTAATGTAATTAACATATGCTGTAATAGCAATAGTATTGCACTATAGTATATactgtatgtacatacatgcAGTATAACCacatatgtaataaattactGTACAATGCTATAGCATACACCATATGTAGTATACATATAGTGTAATTACGATAATTTCACAAGACATAGATTATATGTTTTGTATGTATTTGCTGCATTTAAGTGTACTTTAGtagtattaatttttaagatatcaaaatgaaaaataaaagctGCAGAATTCACATATTTCTTTAACGATTAAAGCTTTCATAGACAACTATTGTCAATTATTAtgaacataaataaatatgtactATAACTTTTGCATCCAATAAAAATGTGACTAATGCTCAAATGAGATCTCATAAGAGTGTACGCAACAAGATAAACGGATACTTTTTACAACATCACAAACATTACTCAAAGTATTCTCTAAACGAAAGTTAAAGCTATACATCGACATAATGAATGTATATCTTTAAACTTAGTCAGATAgaaagtaattaataatttacaatgtGTACAACTCAATGATCTTGTTGAATGAACCATGGTGATAGTTTCTATATGCGATGTGAGAAAATCAAATGAAACGTGAACTTTAAATGATAGGAACTTATGAATTGCCCTTAACTCTCAACATATAATTTGTACATTATTTTTGCAGTTTACGCGTAACGAACGCTAACAATTTTCTGGTTATTCTGAAactacaataaaaaaaattttgcaaaatgatAACGAAGTATCAATTTCAATGCTGAAACTAAAAGAAAATGCACCTAGATTACATATAGTTATCACATAGTAGCAACATGCCTGCTACGAATCGGCGGCAATAATTTCATTTagctataaataaaattatcaagcTATCTGAGCAGATCTTCGCGATCACGCGAATATGAACTAAAATTCctttttaaaataaagtagTTACGTATTGTGCGGTCGGCCTGTTGAAGTTAAGGTCCTCGCTGATCGTGGTATTAGCGTCGATGTCGCAGGTTTTCTAGCCGTCGGAATACACGATTTCACGGGATTCTCTTCCCTTTTTATGTCATGTTGTTCCTTGTCGTTCGATTCGGTGGACTTGGTGTCTTTCGGTTTGATAGTTTTCTTGTTCGAAGGGCTTTCTGCCGGCAATTTATCCGTATGCCCATTTTGACGATGCGAAGTTTCCTCTTGACGACATTTTATTGTACGTGGTATACGATCGGTCGACTTACGTGGGCTTCTGTTACCGTTAAGCTCTCCGAGCAATGGAGGACGCTGTCTATCCCCAGAATCACTCCATCTGCAAGTAAAACGATCAATCTCAgcgatatttacatattttcatattaatttGTCAGATTGATGCAGAAAATTCCTATGACCACATATgcaattgtaatatttttcgtGCACGAGTGCATATACGTTTATaacctgtatatacgtatatgtataagGCATACGTTTGTTGCGGCTACCAGTGTTTCTCTTGCAAGTAACAGATTTGTgagagaaatataaaaagacaaaattcgttattctttttatacataatAGCAGATTcatacataattattattcatagCATTATCTTAACGTTGTAACAGAAACGTATACGAATTTTTGCAGCAATTTGGTCTTTTCATCTCATGATACAATTGCTAAcgaattttatactttttctttttacaaaaaGTAAACTTTTGAAAGCCATATTTATTTGCATCttcgataatttttattcgacgaATAGATCGAATGTTAAACGTGTTAAAAGAGAACGATTCGAAATTATATGTGAAGATGAAACTCACCCCACACAGCTATCAAACGCAGCATGAAACATTATTAATTGTAAATCTATTATAATCTCAAAAGAGtattttaagaaaatgaataatgaataattttcaactgatcatatatatttatctatttgtaTTACATGCTAGGAGAGTTAGTATGCCATGAATGTTAGAACAATATTACACAGATACTCTGAAAGCAAATTACACATTTTATACGATGTACCATTAAAGTTGCATTTCGAACTGttgaaacattaaaatttgttaGTTAAAGTACTTCGAACTTTGCGTTCACACAGGGCTTGCAATCGAATCAAATTATCAGTATGTGTtccttttaattattaatataagtaAAAATTTACAGATCAACGTTATTTTGATTTAAAGAAGTATCCAAGAGACTATTGTCTTCCATTTCTTAAACGATGAAACGCACGAAGGTTATACATTACATGCGCAAACTTATgcatattatttttgtttcttgttttataaaaaagaaatatatactttttgCTGATATCTGTTACTAAAAATTCACAAGTAAATGTaacattatttttcaatattaatttctattta encodes:
- the LOC126864793 gene encoding cell division cycle and apoptosis regulator protein 1-like, with protein sequence MSNLSPFGGGKNPPWVRNAGQGIQNIQQQMLGQAMGSIGGQPMVQYQQQTQQVYQQSLGLQQPNITMASMATLGSNLPSGIAGQLYPQVATVSYPPPRALNTNAFQPSVAGVPQQVQQNVPSSSTKQRVFTGTVTQVYDNFGFVDEDVFFQTNACVKGSNPVVGDRVLVEASYNPSMPFKWSATRIQVLPMGNNNNNTNTQQNNQATRQQQQSQPQQNRTSGTYNAVPPPAENANNRFTTSATSANTASNRNKVGRVRERSPRERKNEEEEIERKRRREERIREREKKEERSPSRTRRSKSPRPRRRTRVVPRYMVQIPKIALDLPEADVLEIRRRYQNMYIPSDFFSTNFRWVDAFPPHMPFALNKPCSFHVMHKDVDPYVENSAVLEPSDADYLFSAKVMLISMPAMEEIYKRCCGVSEDRDPDRDYVHPTRLINFLVGLRGKNETMAIGGPWSPSLDGPNPEKDPSVLIRTAVRTCKALTGIDLSSCTQWYRFLELYYRRAETTHKSGRVVPSRVETVILFLPDVWSCVPTKLEWDGLQLCYKKQLERKLLRAASSPDDLDAANETDEAAVADQKDDPVPEKKDPTHYSELDPKSMNVNELRQELAARNLNCKGLKSQLLARLMKTITSEQAKEEGRQDDIDENEKDISPPPKEEEDKKFKDIKDHDEDRRKLCERERAALEKRYTLPESSHIIVHPSRMAKSGKFDCTVMSLSVLLDYRPEDTKEHSFEVSLFAELFNEMLMRDFGFRIYRALCSLPEKPKEKDEDKKKDKKDDKRDEKKDDKRKDDDKRCNRKDERKDDKRREGSKDKKDEKDTKNKTDDRDREKEKNDDDDDDEEDESDDDDSIKDGRRDREKDGRKRKIKLYTHDPYLLLSFVYFDQTHCGYIFDKDIEELIYTLGLNLSRAQVRKLVQKVVTRDSLHYRKLTDRSREDDIKEEKKDEKETDKTDSTKVDSNEEILRSLALGNKKLLPVFVGSGPPSKRARREDALMEQSEESIVSEGFVMYKGSLLDVEKLVSQLQRSEKARLDTEERLMELQHELCVVNEKSTKQANNIKVLSEDLKIYKDKLRNTDEKLRKVSSECHTYLTAVKNMYHIAAKMMQSDTKKVEVVEIQDEKIGEVNGSEVETKFKTDTRWGDNKVPIKKEFAETDKDKKCDNKVSIKKEITDSDKEKK